One genomic segment of Panicum virgatum strain AP13 chromosome 2N, P.virgatum_v5, whole genome shotgun sequence includes these proteins:
- the LOC120661583 gene encoding beta-amylase, whose amino-acid sequence MAGNLLSNYVQVYVMLPLDVITVDNTFEKADETRVQLQKLVEAGADGVMIDVWWGLVEGKAPGVYDWSAYKQVFKLVQEAGLKLQAIMSCHQCGGNVGDIVNIPIPQWVRDVGEANPDIFYTNRRKMRNIEYLTIGVDDQPLFQGRTAIQLYADYMKSFRENMAEFLDAGVIVDIEVGLGPAGEMRYPSYPQSQGWVYPGVGEFICYDKYLEADFKAAATKAGHPEWELPDDAGEYNDTPEKTQFFADNGTYQTEKGKFFLTWYSNKLIKHGDKILDEANKVFLGCRVQLAIKISGIHWWYRVPNHAAELTAGYYNLDDRDGYRTIAHMLTRHRASMNFTCAEMRDNEQSSEAKSAPEELVQQVLSAGWREGLNIACENALSRYDATAYNTILRNARPQGINKNGPPEHKLYGFTYLRVSNELLEGQNYATFKTFVRRMHANLDYNANIDPLAPMERSKPEIPIEQILEVAQPKLEPFPFIENTDLPV is encoded by the exons ATGGCGGGAAACCTGCTATCTAACTATGTCCAGGTCTACGTCATGCTCCCG CTGGATGTCATCACTGTCGACAACACGTTCGAGAAGGCCGACGAGACGAGGGTGCAGCTGCAGAAGCtggtggaggccggcgccgaCGGGGTCATGATCGACGTCTGGTGGGGGCTGGTGGAAGGGAAGGCGCCCGGGGTCTACGACTGGAGCGCCTACAAGCAGGTGTTCAAGCTGGTGCAGGAGGCCGGGCTGAAGCTGCAGGCCATCATGTCGTGCCACCAGTGCGGCGGCAATGTCGGCGACATCGTCAACATCCCGATCCCGCAGTGGGTGCGGGACGTTGGTGAGGCCAACCCCGACATCTTCTACACCAACCGGAGGAAGATGAGGAACATCGAGTACCTCACGATTGGAGTGGATGACCAGCCTCTCTTCCAGGGGAGAACTGCAATTCAG CTCTATGCTGATTACATGAAGAGCTTCAGGGAGAACATGGCAGAGTTCTTGGACGCTGGTGTCATCGTGGACATTGAGGTCGGACTTGGCCCTGCTGGAGAGATGAGGTACCCCTCCTATCCACAGAGCCAGGGATGGGTGTACCCAGGCGTTGGAGAGTTCATA TGCTATGACAAGTACCTGGAAGCAGACTTCAAAGCTGCAGCAACAAAAGCTGGGCATCCTGAGTGGGAATTGCCTGATGACGCTGGGGAGTACAATGACACTCCTGAGAAAACCCAGTTCTTTGCGGACAACGGAACATACCAGACCGAGAAGGGGAAGTTCTTCCTCACATGGTACTCCAACAAACTGATCAAGCACGGCGATAAGATCTTGGACGAAGCAAACAAGGTCTTCTTGGGATGCAGAGTGCAGCTGGCCATCAAA ATCTCTGGCATTCACTGGTGGTACAGGGTTCCAAACCATGCAGCTGAGCTCACTGCCGGGTACTACAACTTAGATGACAGAGACGGTTACAGAACCATAGCGCACATGCTCACAAGGCATCGTGCTAGCATGAACTTCACTTGTGCTGAGATGAGGGACAATGAACAGAGTTCGGAAGCAAAAAGTGCACCTGAGGAACTGGTTCAGCAG GTGCTGAGTGCCGGATGGAGGGAGGGCCTAAACATAGCATGTGAAAATGCACTCAGTCGCTATGATGCCACAGCTTACAACACAATCCTCAGGAATGCAAGACCACAAGGAATCAACAAGAATggccctcctgaacacaagttGTATGGGTTCACCTACCTCCGAGTATCGAATGAGCTCCTTGAAGGACAGAACTATGCCACTTTCAAAACTTTTGTCAGGAGAATGCATGCTAACCTG GATTATAACGCAAACATCGATCCACTTGCACCTATGGAAAGATCAAAGCCAGAGATACCAATCGAACAAATCCTGGAAGTAGCACAGCCAAAGCTGGAGCCATTTCCTTTCATCGAGAACACAGATCTACCAGTTTAA